A genomic stretch from Clavelina lepadiformis chromosome 5, kaClaLepa1.1, whole genome shotgun sequence includes:
- the LOC143459020 gene encoding uncharacterized protein LOC143459020, with protein MIRGLAQEFSPCEKDSPILVLFKSNILYQLQVRFWFVFDNSPSSFLHMIISTWLEPKSKMNYFKNVEGVQVKGAVESEMLILQQESMETRNEGSGGGTNRFQHGLPSCGNDLVDLLGCGVDCASNSSDVEEDLVGALHPSAEITSFLKFQPNTTNTLDRWCNNAKRLLLLKKLPAYLPHQYFQRDLFPVQG; from the exons ATGATCAGAGGCTTGGCACAAGAATTTTCACCATGTGAAAAAGATTCACCCATCTTGGTACTTTTTAAAAGCAACATCTTGTACCAGTTGCAAGTCAGATTTTGGTTTGTCTTTGACAACTCACCCTCAAGTTTTTTGCACATGATCATTTCAACATGGTTGGAACCAAAATCCAAgatgaattatttcaaaaatgtgGAGGGAGTTCAA GTCAAAGGAGCTGTTGAATCGGAAATGCTCATACTCCAACAGGAAAGCATGGAAACTCGAAATGAAGGCAGCGGTGGCGGTACCAACAGGTTTCAGCATGGCCTTCCAAGTTGTGGCAATGATTTGGTTGATCTGCTGGGTTGTGGTGTCGATTGTGCCAGCAATAGTAGTGACGTGGAAGAAGATCTTGTAGGGGCACTACATCCATCAGCGGAAATTACAAGCTTTCTGAAGTTCCAACCAAATACCACTAACACGTTAGACAGGTGGTGCAACAACGCTAAACGGTTGCTTCTGCTAAAGAAGTTGCCTGCATACCTGCCACATCAATATTTTCAGAGAGATCTTTTTCCAGTGCAGGGTTAA